A window of the Cuculus canorus isolate bCucCan1 chromosome 3, bCucCan1.pri, whole genome shotgun sequence genome harbors these coding sequences:
- the TMEM200A gene encoding transmembrane protein 200A, whose translation MIATGGVITGLAALKRQDSARSQQHVNLTTAPASEEKKPVRRRPRADVVIVRGKIRLYSPSGFFLVLGVLIAFLGIAMAILGYWPQKEQLLGSEDNLSTNETQVLRSQGSILLRFFEQHVHSDKMKMLGPFTMGIGIFIFICANAILHENRDKETKIIHMRDIYSTVIDIHTLRIKEQKQLSGAFTGLLGEGEMMHSGSSCASRLAANTVAPFSGFKSNSKMDSSAEEDEITLNEDRITGSSLLPPLLTGQSGSIFGLYPHSSKASDDRNTSSIKCETKSIVSSSISAFTLPVIKLNNCVIDEPSIDNITEDSEISRSRSRNLSMDSLAIPLTDTNESYKPAAAVLPRHNSFVDTPSDQFKSSMTLGPSTGKLLSPGAARKQFGSNTSLHLLSSHSKSLDLDRGPSTLTVQAEQRKHPSWPRLDRSNSKGYMKLENKEDPMDRLLVPQAVVKKDFTNKEKLLMISRSHNNLSFEHDEFLSNNLKRGTSETRF comes from the coding sequence ATGATAGCAACCGGAGGAGTCATAACAGGACTGGCTGCCTTAAAAAGGCAAGACTCTGCCAGGTCTCAGCAACATGTAAATCTTACAACAGCACCAGCTTCTGAGGAGAAGAAGCCAGTGAGACGCCGGCCTAGAGCTGATGTAGTAATTGTTAGGGGCAAAATACGGCTCTATTCCCCTTCGGGATTCTTCCTTGTTTTGGGAGTACTTATTGCATTCTTGGGAATTGCAATGGCCATCCTTGGATACTGGCCCcaaaaagaacagcttttagGATCTGAAGATAATCTGTCAACAAATGAAACCCAGGTCCTGAGAAGCCAAGGAAGCATTTTACTTCGTTTCTTTGAACAGCATGTGCACTCAGATAAGATGAAAATGTTGGGCCCTTTTACAATGGGCATTGgaatcttcatttttatttgcgCAAATGCCATTCTGCATGAAAATCGtgacaaggaaacaaaaatcataCACATGAGAGACATATACTCCACTGTAATAGACATCCATACCCTGAGGATCAAGGAACAAAAGCAGCTGAGTGGTGCCTTCACTGGCTTGTTAGGTGAGGGAGAAATGATGCATAGTGGGAGCTCATGTGCATCACGACTGGCTGCGAACACGGTTGCACCTTTCTCTGGCTTCAAAAGTAATAGCAAAATGGATAGTTCTGCTGAAGAAGATGAGATTACCCTAAATGAAGACAGGATCACTGGTAGTAGCCTTCTGCCACCTCTGCTGACTGGGCAATCTGGTTCAATCTTTGGACTGTACCCTCATTCCAGCAAGGCTTCAGATGACAGAAACACTAGCTCTATAAAGTGTGAAACAAAATCCATTGTATCCTCTTCCATTAGTGCTTTCACGCTGCCAGTAATCAAATTGAACAACTGTGTTATTGATGAGCCCAGTATAGATAACATAACTGAGGACTCGGAGATTAGCAGGAGTCGGTCTAGAAATCTGTCTATGGATTCTTTGGCCATTCCACTAACTGATACAAATGAATCCTACAAACCGGCTGCTGCCGTGCTTCCACGACACAATTCATTTGTGGACACTCCATCTGATCAATTCAAATCTTCAATGACTCTTGGACCGAGCACAGGAAAGCTTTTATCTCCTGGTGCTGCCAGAAAACAGTTTGGGTCCAACACATCTTTACATCTTTTGTCTTCACATTCAAAGTCCCTGGACTTGGATAGGGGTCCATCTACGCTTACTGTCCAAGCTGAACAAAGGAAACACCCAAGCTGGCCCAGACTTGATCGAAGCAACAGTAAAGGATATATGAAACTCGAAAACAAAGAGGACCCAATGGATAGATTACTTGTGCCACAAGCAGTGGTCAAGAAAGATTTTACTAATAAGGAAAAGCTTCTTATGATCTCAAGATCTCATAATAATTTGAGTTTTGAACACGACGAGTTTTTGAGTAACAACCTGAAGCGAGGAACTTCTGAAAcaagattttaa